A stretch of the Duncaniella dubosii genome encodes the following:
- a CDS encoding LL-diaminopimelate aminotransferase — protein sequence MFRINDNFTKLPASYLFSEVARRVKVYTESNPGTDIIRMGIGDVTRPLCPAVVEALHAAVDEEAKGESFHGYGPEQGYGFLSEKIAEFDYRSRGIDIGTDEIFISDGAKSDTGNIGDILSTANRVAVTDPVYPVYVDTNVMGGRAGELGEDGRWSKIEYLPCTAENSFVPALPVNNPDVIYLCYPNNPTGTTLTRAQLKVWVDYCREHGALLLFDAAYEAYIREDDVPHSIYEIEGAKEVAIEFRSYSKTAGFTGIRLGYTVVPKELKGVDEAGRSVALNGLWRRRQTTKFNGASYLTQRGAEALYTPEGQRQVKESIDYYLENARMLRVGLAEAGYEVVGGVNSPYVWLKTPDGMSSWKFFDHLLERYHIVGTPGSGFGPSGEGYFRLTAFNTHENTRRCVDRLTGKS from the coding sequence ATGTTCAGGATTAATGACAATTTCACCAAGCTTCCGGCTTCATATCTTTTCAGTGAGGTGGCCCGGCGTGTAAAAGTATACACCGAATCAAATCCGGGTACGGATATAATAAGAATGGGCATAGGTGATGTTACCCGTCCGTTATGTCCGGCCGTCGTAGAGGCTCTTCACGCAGCTGTCGATGAAGAGGCGAAAGGTGAAAGTTTTCATGGCTATGGTCCTGAACAGGGTTATGGCTTTCTCAGTGAGAAAATTGCCGAGTTTGACTATAGAAGTCGCGGCATAGACATCGGCACAGATGAAATTTTTATAAGCGACGGTGCCAAGAGTGATACCGGTAATATCGGAGACATACTTTCTACTGCCAACCGTGTCGCAGTGACCGACCCTGTCTATCCCGTCTATGTCGATACCAATGTAATGGGTGGCCGTGCAGGAGAGCTTGGAGAGGACGGCCGTTGGAGCAAGATTGAATACCTCCCTTGCACGGCTGAAAATTCATTTGTCCCTGCTCTCCCGGTGAACAATCCTGATGTCATCTATCTGTGTTATCCGAATAATCCCACTGGAACTACCCTGACACGTGCACAGCTGAAGGTCTGGGTCGATTATTGCCGTGAACACGGAGCGTTGCTGCTGTTTGATGCGGCCTATGAGGCTTATATCCGTGAAGACGACGTGCCCCATTCAATCTATGAAATCGAAGGAGCGAAGGAAGTGGCCATAGAATTCCGCAGCTATTCAAAGACAGCCGGATTTACAGGCATCCGTCTCGGTTACACCGTAGTGCCGAAAGAACTCAAGGGTGTGGACGAAGCGGGACGGTCAGTTGCACTCAACGGTCTCTGGCGTCGTCGGCAGACAACAAAATTCAACGGCGCAAGTTACCTCACACAGCGTGGCGCTGAAGCGCTTTACACTCCAGAAGGTCAGCGACAGGTTAAGGAAAGTATTGATTATTATCTTGAAAACGCCCGGATGCTTCGCGTCGGACTGGCAGAGGCCGGCTATGAGGTCGTTGGCGGTGTAAATTCCCCCTATGTATGGCTAAAGACTCCTGACGGCATGTCGTCGTGGAAATTTTTTGATCATCTGCTTGAACGCTATCATATAGTAGGCACTCCCGGCAGCGGTTTCGGACCTTCGGGTGAAGGCTATTTCCGTCTGACGGCATTCAATACCCACGAAAATACGCGCCGTTGTGTCGACCGTCTCACAGGAAAATCATAA
- the dapF gene encoding diaminopimelate epimerase produces the protein MTSSAKKAAEVIRFTKMHGIGNDYIYINCMESTPDRLPELAIEMSDRHFGVGGDGIVLICPSEVADFKMRMFNNDGSEARMCGNASRCIARYVHDHGLTDRKRISLETLSGIKVLSLNMSGDGEVESVTVDMGEPEFRPELIPVHTESGRMVEEVVKTSQGEIKVTAVSMGNPHGVIFVDRIEDVDFDVLGPELESHAIWPDRANIEFLEVISRSEARMRVWERGTGETLACGTGACASAVAAALTGRCDRKVTIHLRGGDLAVEWGEDGHVMMTGGATEVFDGIYYRQH, from the coding sequence ATGACCTCATCTGCAAAAAAAGCCGCCGAGGTGATTAGGTTCACCAAAATGCACGGCATCGGCAATGATTACATATATATAAATTGTATGGAATCTACTCCGGACCGGCTGCCTGAGCTGGCCATCGAAATGAGCGACCGCCATTTCGGTGTAGGAGGCGACGGCATAGTTCTGATATGTCCTTCTGAAGTCGCGGATTTCAAAATGAGAATGTTTAACAATGATGGATCGGAGGCTCGCATGTGTGGTAACGCCTCCCGTTGCATCGCCCGATATGTCCACGACCACGGTCTCACTGACCGCAAACGCATAAGCCTTGAAACCCTGTCGGGTATCAAGGTTTTGTCGCTTAATATGAGCGGTGACGGAGAGGTTGAAAGTGTGACTGTAGACATGGGAGAGCCGGAATTTCGCCCGGAGCTGATACCTGTTCACACCGAATCCGGACGAATGGTTGAGGAAGTTGTTAAAACTTCACAAGGCGAAATCAAAGTCACGGCTGTCTCAATGGGTAATCCTCACGGTGTCATATTCGTGGACCGTATAGAAGATGTGGATTTCGATGTCTTGGGCCCGGAACTTGAATCTCATGCTATCTGGCCTGATCGTGCCAATATCGAGTTTCTTGAAGTGATTTCCCGTTCCGAGGCCAGAATGAGGGTCTGGGAGCGTGGTACAGGTGAGACACTCGCTTGTGGAACCGGCGCATGCGCATCGGCTGTGGCTGCTGCCCTCACAGGGCGTTGCGACCGAAAAGTGACCATACATCTGCGTGGCGGAGACCTTGCGGTAGAGTGGGGAGAGGACGGTCATGTCATGATGACAGGGGGCGCGACAGAGGTGTTTGACGGTATTTATTACCGACAACATTGA
- the pnuC gene encoding nicotinamide riboside transporter PnuC has protein sequence MTFDLVLEILGFTIGLLYLWWEYHADAKVWIASVVMPAISMWIYYSKGLYADFGINIYYLLIAVYGFVSWTRGSSKSKNGSLRITHIGWLTGVAAVCATLLLWWFIWWILVTFTDSTVPVADAFTTSLSIVGLWMLARKYVEQWLAWFVVDIVCCALYYYKGINFYCILYGIYTIVALLGFRKWLRMMKSQD, from the coding sequence ATGACATTTGATCTCGTACTTGAAATTTTGGGCTTTACAATCGGGCTGCTGTATCTTTGGTGGGAATACCATGCGGATGCCAAGGTGTGGATTGCCTCGGTTGTGATGCCGGCTATTTCGATGTGGATCTACTATTCCAAAGGTCTGTATGCAGATTTTGGAATAAATATCTACTATCTTCTTATAGCAGTCTATGGCTTTGTGTCATGGACACGCGGCTCATCAAAAAGTAAGAACGGGTCACTTAGGATAACTCATATCGGATGGCTGACAGGCGTGGCCGCAGTCTGTGCCACACTGTTATTGTGGTGGTTTATCTGGTGGATATTGGTGACATTTACGGATTCGACCGTACCTGTGGCCGATGCTTTTACCACGTCGCTCTCTATCGTCGGTCTGTGGATGCTGGCAAGAAAATATGTCGAGCAGTGGCTGGCATGGTTTGTCGTTGACATTGTGTGTTGCGCTCTATATTATTATAAAGGTATAAATTTCTATTGTATACTTTATGGGATTTATACCATTGTCGCCCTGCTTGGCTTTCGCAAATGGCTTCGGATGATGAAAAGTCAGGATTAA